One Diospyros lotus cultivar Yz01 chromosome 1, ASM1463336v1, whole genome shotgun sequence genomic window carries:
- the LOC127797016 gene encoding uncharacterized protein LOC127797016 — translation MDIQLDNEVMDGIFNCVEMFYHYDGQLQGHVINVELPKYTRKDGAFEKSWATQGCAKNDDNYNPVTWWMTYGNQTPNLQRMARKIISLTTSSSGCERNWSTFEGIHMKKRNRLSMNQLNNLVYVQFNAKLMNKHKREKERNVDVLLASDASNAQGWIVDGEDDEEVEPGTRLTWEVVGEASGADEMLQARRSSRMRELHEDDFQSEEEDEQEINEFDFESDEDRVLEEYGEEEYQLDS, via the exons atggatatacaacttgataatgaagtgatggatgggatttttaactgtgtggagatgttttatcattatgATGGTCAATTGCAAGGccatgttataaatgttgagttaccaaagtatactcgtaaagatggagcttttgaaaaatcgtgggcaactcaagggtgtgcgaaaaatgatgacaattataatccag ttacatggtggatgacttatggaaatcaaactccaaacttgcaacgaatggcgagAAAAATTATTTCGTTAACCACTAGTTCatccggttgtgaaagaaattggagcacttttgaaggg atacatatgaagaaaagaaatagactaaGCATGAATCAATTGAACAATCTAgtctatgttcaatttaatgcgaaattgatgaacaagcacaaaagggagaaggaaaggaatgttgatgtgctacttgctagtgatgctagtaatgcacaaggatggatcgttgatggagaagatgatgaagaagttgagcctggtacgaggctcacttgggaagtggttggtgaagcatcggGAGCAGATGAGATGCTTCAAgctcgaagaagttctaggatgagagagcttcatgaagatgattttcaatcagaagaagaagatgagcaagaaatcaatgaatttgattttgagtccgatgaagatcgtgtattggaagaatatggagaggaagaataccaattagatagttag